Proteins encoded together in one Entelurus aequoreus isolate RoL-2023_Sb linkage group LG20, RoL_Eaeq_v1.1, whole genome shotgun sequence window:
- the LOC133636341 gene encoding gastrula zinc finger protein XlCGF57.1-like isoform X2, translating to MCERTIAEYKEELSRTKEENKRLRQLLDAVFKKPQVVLHRTDVCEKYGPPEQQEGSSSMEQKSSQHLHVKEEEPQPPHFIEEDKRHLISVKSEDDEVKGESEEKRSSSSTQHMTTEADGDHCGGSQADKILAPLSDSEDTTSHSPDTDDEHSKHDKTCHTDNTHFTCSLCHKTFKYHCHLKRHMRTHTGEKPFSCSICGKGFAQSSHVEPHRRTHTGEKPFLCSICGKDFTHKYNFKAHMRIHTGEKPFSCSECGKSFGKNQSLKAHMRTHTGEKPFCCSECGKSFVTNKSLKEHMRTHTGEKPFSCSICGKDFTQRHHFKAHMRIHTGEKPFPCSECGKSFLINQSLKVHMRTHTGEKPFLCSICGKDFTQRHNFKAHMTIHTTEKPFSCSECGKSFGKNQSLKIHMRTHTGEKPFSCSECGKSFGKNQSLKIHMRTHTGEKPFSCSICGKDFTQRPQLKLHMRRHSGEEPYSCSSCNKSFCYLNTLRVHMRTHTGEKVLSCSVCGERLSSKYQCKKHKCAGENSSSK from the coding sequence acgtctgtgaaaaaTATGGTCCACCTGAGCAGCAAGAGGGGTCCTCCAGTATGGAGCAGAAGAGCTCACAGCACCTCCACGTGAAagaagaggagccacagcccccccactTCATAGAGGAAGACAAGAGACACCTCATcagtgtgaagagtgaagatgatgaggtcaaaggtgagagtgaggagaagagaagcagcagctcaacacaacacatgacaacagaagctgatggagaccactgtggaggatcacaagcagacaagatcttagctccactatcagatagtgaggacacaacgtcacactctcctgacactgatgatgaacactctaaacatgataagacatgtcacactgacaacactcacttcacatgttctctctgtcacaaaacttttaaataccattgtcatctgaaaagacacatgagaacacacactggtgaaaaacctttttcctgttcaatctgtggtaaaggttttgcacaaagTTCACATGTGGAACCACACagaagaacacacactggagaaaaaccctttttatgttcaatctgcggtaaagattttactcacaagtacaatttcaaagcacacatgagaatacacactggagaaaaacctttttcctgctcagaatgtggtaaaagttttggaaaaaatcaaagtttaaaagcccacatgagaacacacactggagaaaaacctttttgctgctcagaatgtggtaaaagttttgtaacaaataaaagtttaaaagaacacatgagaacacacactggtgaaaaacctttttcatgttcaatctgtggtaaagattttactcaaaggcaccatttcaaagcacacatgagaatacacactggagaaaaaccttttccctgctcagaatgtggtaaaagttttctaataaatcaaagtttaaaagtacacatgagaacacacactggtgaaaaaccttttttatgttcaatctgtggtaaagattttactcaaaggcacaatttcaaagcacacatgacAATACACACtacagaaaaacctttttcctgctcagaatgtggtaaaagttttggaaaaaatcaaagtttaaaaatacacatgagaacacacactggagaaaaacctttttcctgctcagaatgtggtaaaagttttggaaaaaatcaaagtttaaaaatacacatgagaacacacactggtgaaaaacctttttcatgttcaatctgcggtaaagattttactcaaaggccCCAATTAAAATTACACATGAGAAGGCACTCTGGTGAAGAACCGtactcctgttcaagctgcaacaaaagtTTTTGTTACCTAAACACTCTtagagtacacatgagaacacacacaggtgagaaagtgttgagttgcagtgtgtgtggtgaaagattgtcttctaagtaccagtgtaagaaacacaagtgtgctggtgagaacagcagcagcaaatga
- the LOC133636341 gene encoding gastrula zinc finger protein XlCGF57.1-like isoform X3, translated as MEQKSSQHLHVKEEEPQPPHFIEEDKRHLISVKSEDDEVKGESEEKRSSSSTQHMTTEADGDHCGGSQADKILAPLSDSEDTTSHSPDTDDEHSKHDKTCHTDNTHFTCSLCHKTFKYHCHLKRHMRTHTGEKPFSCSICGKGFAQSSHVEPHRRTHTGEKPFLCSICGKDFTHKYNFKAHMRIHTGEKPFSCSECGKSFGKNQSLKAHMRTHTGEKPFCCSECGKSFVTNKSLKEHMRTHTGEKPFSCSICGKDFTQRHHFKAHMRIHTGEKPFPCSECGKSFLINQSLKVHMRTHTGEKPFLCSICGKDFTQRHNFKAHMTIHTTEKPFSCSECGKSFGKNQSLKIHMRTHTGEKPFSCSECGKSFGKNQSLKIHMRTHTGEKPFSCSICGKDFTQRPQLKLHMRRHSGEEPYSCSSCNKSFCYLNTLRVHMRTHTGEKVLSCSVCGERLSSKYQCKKHKCAGENSSSK; from the coding sequence ATGGAGCAGAAGAGCTCACAGCACCTCCACGTGAAagaagaggagccacagcccccccactTCATAGAGGAAGACAAGAGACACCTCATcagtgtgaagagtgaagatgatgaggtcaaaggtgagagtgaggagaagagaagcagcagctcaacacaacacatgacaacagaagctgatggagaccactgtggaggatcacaagcagacaagatcttagctccactatcagatagtgaggacacaacgtcacactctcctgacactgatgatgaacactctaaacatgataagacatgtcacactgacaacactcacttcacatgttctctctgtcacaaaacttttaaataccattgtcatctgaaaagacacatgagaacacacactggtgaaaaacctttttcctgttcaatctgtggtaaaggttttgcacaaagTTCACATGTGGAACCACACagaagaacacacactggagaaaaaccctttttatgttcaatctgcggtaaagattttactcacaagtacaatttcaaagcacacatgagaatacacactggagaaaaacctttttcctgctcagaatgtggtaaaagttttggaaaaaatcaaagtttaaaagcccacatgagaacacacactggagaaaaacctttttgctgctcagaatgtggtaaaagttttgtaacaaataaaagtttaaaagaacacatgagaacacacactggtgaaaaacctttttcatgttcaatctgtggtaaagattttactcaaaggcaccatttcaaagcacacatgagaatacacactggagaaaaaccttttccctgctcagaatgtggtaaaagttttctaataaatcaaagtttaaaagtacacatgagaacacacactggtgaaaaaccttttttatgttcaatctgtggtaaagattttactcaaaggcacaatttcaaagcacacatgacAATACACACtacagaaaaacctttttcctgctcagaatgtggtaaaagttttggaaaaaatcaaagtttaaaaatacacatgagaacacacactggagaaaaacctttttcctgctcagaatgtggtaaaagttttggaaaaaatcaaagtttaaaaatacacatgagaacacacactggtgaaaaacctttttcatgttcaatctgcggtaaagattttactcaaaggccCCAATTAAAATTACACATGAGAAGGCACTCTGGTGAAGAACCGtactcctgttcaagctgcaacaaaagtTTTTGTTACCTAAACACTCTtagagtacacatgagaacacacacaggtgagaaagtgttgagttgcagtgtgtgtggtgaaagattgtcttctaagtaccagtgtaagaaacacaagtgtgctggtgagaacagcagcagcaaatga